In a genomic window of Helianthus annuus cultivar XRQ/B chromosome 10, HanXRQr2.0-SUNRISE, whole genome shotgun sequence:
- the LOC110886659 gene encoding glycerophosphodiester phosphodiesterase GDPDL7: protein MIRELLFGFLLIHSSLAKHGYLSRENKPPRRARLQVIPGPGPGPGPGKKWLTLNGGEPLVIAQGGFPGLFPDSSGTGYTAAIAMSVPGTLKYCNLQLTKDNLGICLPDIKLDNCTDAATKFPKQQRKYNINGRDVDGWFPLDLTIDEIMKEISLLQNIYSRASVFDFVYPPLQPDSVFGIEPKGKLWLNVQNDAFWSAHQLSAVRYIDDSKEFFVADYISSPEIGFLKAVGTSKTFDKIKTKLVFKFSTPDSVEPTYKETYGALVKKLAMIKTFASGILVPKDYIWPVGKDGYLQPATTLVADAHREGLTVYALGFASDVFASYNYSYDPAVEYLHFVDNSKFSVDGVVTEFPGSASNAIACLAQNPNLSPKVANALVISHNGASIDYPGCTDLAYKKAINDGADIIDCNVQMTKDGVAFCLESADLLGKTNAAMAFMDRSTTIPGIQPKSGVFTFDVTWTEIKSVNPLIQNPFQSAGLSRNPKSKNAGKFLTLPEFLELAKKNATTGILIGIQHAAYLASKKGLDIITSINNALKNAKLDSKHQILIQSDDTSVLAKFKSSSPNYRRVLLFSKPISSAPKPVTDNIKKYADAVNVVKKSIVQESKIFFSTGSTKIVEEMHAANISVYVSGFSTETLSMMLDFYSDPYTELISFMAEGIDGVITDNPKTASAFMRSPCVDPKSTAPFVFNPIKPGDYLAQVEPTVLPPAAAPLPPLQVADVVDPPLPPVDASARKENGDGGSGDGGGKSGQRRLGVDVVMMSLMLFGLVYVIGC from the exons ATGATCAGGGAGTTGCTCTTTGGTTTCTTGTTAATTCATTCATCTCTCGCCAAACATGGGTATCTCAGCCGCGAAAACAAACCTCCAAGACGAGCACGGTTGCAAGTCATTCCTGGTCCTGGCCCTGGTCCGGGGCCAGGAAAGAAATGGCTAACTTTGAACG GCGGGGAGCCGTTGGTGATCGCCCAAGGCGGTTTCCCGGGGCTATTCCCGGATTCATCCGGTACGGGATATACCGCCGCTATAGCAATGAGTGTGCCTGGTACCCTTAAGTATTGTAACTTGCAACTCACGAAAGATAATCTAGGAATTTGTCTACCGGACATAAAGCTCGATAACTGCACGGACGCAGCTACCAAGTTCCCAAAGCAGCAACGAAAGTACAACATTAACGGGCGGGATGTCGATGGTTGGTTCCCTCTTGATTTGACTATCGACGAGATAATGAAGGAGATAAGTT TGTTGCAGAACATCTACTCAAGAGCAAGTGTTTTTGATTTCGTGTACCCTCCGCTTCAACCCGATAGTGTTTTCGGCATCGAACCTAAAGGCAAACTATGGTTAAATGTTCAG aacgATGCGTTTTGGAGCGCACATCAGTTAAGTGCAGTACGATATATCGATGATTCCAAGGAATTCTTTGTAGCTGATTACATATCATCACCTGAGATCGGTTTCTTGAAAGCCGTGGGAACAAGCAAAACGTTTGACAAGATCAAAACGAAGCTCGTATTCAAGTTCTCGACACCCGACAGTGTTGAGCCTACTTACAAGGAAACATATGGCGCCCTTGTAAAGAAGCTCGCGATGATCAAGACATTCGCTTCTGGAATTCTTGTCCCGAAAGACTACATATGGCCCGTTGGGAAAGACGGATACCTTCAGCCTGCAACAACCCTTGTCGCCGATGCTCATAGAGAAGGCCTCACAGTGTATGCTTTGGGTTTTGCATCCGATGTATTTGCAAGTTACAATTATAGTTATGATCCGGCAGTTGAGTACCTGCACTTTGTCGATAATTCAAAATTTTCAGTCGATGGAGTTGTTACAGAATTCCCAGGATCGGCTTCGAATGCCATCG CGTGCTTAGCGCAAAATCCAAATCTGAGCCCAAAGGTCGCAAACGCTTTGGTAATATCTCACAATGGTGCGAGTATCGACTACCCTGGGTGCACCGATCTCGCATACAAGAAGGCAATCAATGACGGGGCAGACATAATCGATTGCAACGTTCAAATGACAAAAGATGGCGTCGCGTTTTGCTTAGAGTCGGCTGATCTACTAGGAAAAACCAATGCAGCCATGGCATTTATGGATCGATCGACTACCATCCCCGGAATCCAACCAAAAAGTGGCGTTTTCACCTTCGATGTCACCTGGACTGAGATCAAATCCGTCAATC CCTTGATTCAAAACCCGTTTCAGTCTGCCGGATTGTCGCGAAACCCTAAATCAAAGAATGCCGGAAAGTTTCTAACGCTACCGGAGTTCTTGGAGCTTGCCAAGAAGAATGCAACAACCGGTATTCTCATCGGAATCCAA CACGCTGCATACCTGGCATCGAAGAAAGGCCTTGACATCATCACGTCCATCAACAACGCATTAAAGAACGCAAAACTGGATTCGAAACATCAAATTTTGATCCAATCAGACGACACATCAGTGTTAGCAAAGTTCAAATCATCGTCACCAAATTACCGGCGAGTATTGTTATTCAGCAAGCCAATTAGCTCAGCACCGAAACCAGTAACCGACAACATCAAAAAATACGCCGATGCAGTCAACGTAGTGAAGAAATCAATCGTTCAGGAGAGTAAGATCTTCTTCTCCACCGGATCAACGAAAATTGTTGAAGAAATGCATGCTGCAAACATATCAGTATATGTTTCCGGATTTTCAACGGAGACATTGAGTATGATGCTAGATTTTTACAGTGATCCGTACACTGAACTTATTTCGTTCATGGCGGAAGGTATCGACGGTGTCATCACTGATAATCCGAAAACAGCAAGTGCATTTATGA GGAGTCCGTGTGTGGATCCAAAAAGTACGGCACCGTTCGTGTTTAATCCGATTAAACCCGGTGATTACCTAGCGCAAGTTGAACCGACGGTTTTGCCACCAGCAGCCGCGCCACTGCCGCCGCTTCAGGTGGCGGATGTTGTGGATCCTCCGTTGCCTCCGGTTGATGCTTCCGCACGTAAAGAGAACGGTGATGGGGGTAGCGGTGACGGTGGTGGTAAATCTGGCCAGCGGAGATTAGGTGTTGATGTGGTGATGATGAGCTTAATGTTATTCGGATTGGTGTATGTAATTGGATGTTGA
- the LOC110886658 gene encoding VAMP-like protein YKT61, protein MKITALLVLKCHPIPDGSDPVVLANATDVNHFGYFQRVTVRQFIVFVGRTVAKRTPPDQRHTVQHEEYKVHSYNRNGLCVVGFMDDHYPVRSAFSVLNQVIDEYQKKHGDSWKNVQADKTDQWPYLNDALTRFQDPAQADKLLKIQRELDETKIILHKTIDSVLERGEKLDSLVEKSSDLSAASQMFYKQAKKSNQCCTIL, encoded by the exons ATGAAGATCACAGCGTTACTCGTGCTGAAATGCCACCCGATTCCCGACGGGTCGGATCCGGTTGTTTTAGCAAACGCAACGGACGTGAATCATTTTGGGTATTTTCAGAGGGTCACTGTTCGTCAGTTTATCGTTTTTGTTGGTAGAACCGTCGCTAAAAGAACGCCACCTGATCAACGCCACACTGTTCAACACGAAG AGTACAAGGTGCATTCGTACAACCGAAATGGTTTATGTGTTGTGGGTTTCATGGATGATCATTATCCGGTTAGAAGTGCCTTCTCTGTGTTAAACCAG GTGATAGACGAGTATCAGAAGAAGCATGGTGATTCATGGAAGAATGTACAAGCGGATAAAACTGATCAATGGCCGTATCTTAATGATGCTTTAACCAGGTTTCAG GATCCTGCTCAGGCTGACAAGCTGTTGAAGATTCAGAGGGAGTTGGATGAGACCAAAATTATCCTT caTAAAACCATTGATAGCGTCCTTGAAAGAGGCGAAAAGCTGGATAGTTTAGTCGAGAAGAGTTCAGATCTAAGTGCAGCCTCACAG ATGTTCTACAAGCAAGCAAAGAAATCCAATCAATGTTGTACCATTTTATAA